The genomic interval CGGCGTTTACTTTGGTGGCCCGCCTGGAGCGACTGTCGTGAAAATGCGATACTTTAAGGCGATATAGGCTTTATCATCGCATTTTCACCACAGCGAATTTACATGCCTAATGTAAATTCGCGACAAGCGGAAGGCGGCCACCAAGGTAACCGCCTGACTGGGGACGACCAAAAATTTACGTCCGAAAGTTGACGACGTCCTGGCCGAATATCTTTTCGATATCGCGCACGAGCCCTTCGTGAGGCTCTATAAGGAAATTATTGCCCATCGTCACGACGGCCTTAGTGCCGTCCGGTTTGACAAATTTAAGATAGGCGGGCACGGCTCCCGGGTATCTGGAGAGGACTTTTTTCAGCTTATCCAATGCGCCCATCTCAAGGCCCGCGGTGAGAAGCTCTATGCTTATGGCCTTGGTATACTTCATCTTCACGGATTCGAGGGCGGATATTTCATTGACTATGAGCTTTGGCTCCTCTTCCCTCAGACTAAGGCGCCCTTTCATGAATAATACCGCGTCCAGCTTTACCAATGCCGAAGCCTTTGCAAATGTGGCCGGGAATATCAGGGCCTCCACCGACCCGTCAAGGTCCTCCAGCGTCACTATCGCCATCTTCTCTCCGGTGCGCTTCGTGACCGTGAATTTGGTCTTCGATATTATACCTCCGAGCAGAACCTCATCGCCATCCTTGCGGCCCCGCAGGTCCGTGGTAGCGCATGTCGAATATGTGCGGATCACGTTCTCGAATCTCGCCAGAGGATGCTTGGTGATATATAGCCCCAGCATCTCCTTTTCATACGTAAGAAGCTGGCTCTCGGGCCACTCCGGAATATTCGGTATCTCCTGGAACGTCTTCTTGAAGCTCTCCTCATCCTCGAACCTGTCGAAGAACGAGAGCTGCCCGTTCATCCTGTCCTTCTGTATCCCGCCGGCAACATCGAGGGCCTTATCTATCATGGCCGACAACTGCGATCTGAACAGACCCAATGAGTCCATCGCACCGCATTTGATCAGGCTCTCTATGACCTTTCTGTTAACGAGTCGTGAGTCCACCTTTTCCGTAAAATCATAGATGGTCTTGAACTTATCATGTTTTTTCCTGGTCTCGATTATGGACTCTATCGCTCCCGCTCCGACATTCTTGATCGCGGCCAGACCGAACCTTATAGAGCCGCTGACTACTGTGAAATTTGAGTAGCTCTCGTTTATATCCGGCGGCAATATCTTTATACCCATCTTATGCGCCTCGCCGATATACTGGGCGATCTTATCGAGATTGTCCTTTTCACTGGTCAGAAGCGCCGTCATGAACTCGACCGGAAAATTGGCCTTAAGATAAGCGGTCCTGTAGCTTATCAGGGCGTATGCGGTAGAGTGAGACTTATTGAACCCATAGCCCGCGAAGAACGCGATCTGGTCGAATATCTTGTCGGCGCTGCGTTTATCGATATTGTTTTTGAGACAGCCGGCTACGAACAAGTTCCTCATCTCGGCCATAACCTCGGGCGTCTTCTTCGCCATAGCCCGCCTTAAGTTATCGGCCTGAGCAAGCGAGAATCCGGCGAGGTTATTCGCTATCCTCATGGCCTGTTCCTGATAGAGAATGACTCCGTAAGTCTCTTTCAGTATCGGCTCCAGCAATTTATGGTCGTAGTGGAACTTCATCTCTCCATGCTTACGCTTCATGAAATCGTCGAGCATTCCCGATCCTATCGGGCCGGGCCTGAATAGCGCCAGGAGCGCTATGATATCCTCGAATTTCTCAGGATTGAGCTTCTTCAATAGATCTCTCATGCCGGAACTTTCCAGCTGAAAGACTCCGTTCGACTCGGCATTGGCGAGGAGCTTGTAAGTCTTTTTGTCCTCTATCGAAATACTATCCAGATCAAGGTCAATATTTTGCGTCCGCTTTATTATCTTCACCGTTTCGCTTAGCACAGTGAGCGTGCGAAGCCCCAACATATCCATCTTAAGGAGGCCTATCTTCTCAAGAGAGGTCATCGGATAGGCTGTCGTGATCTGGCCTTCCTGGATCTTATAGAGCGGGACGTAGTTCACCAGCGGCTGTTCGCTTATAACTATGCCTGCGGCATGCGTTGAGGCATGGCGCGTCAAGCCCTCGAGCACCATCGACACATCGATGAGCTCGGTTATTTTCGGATCGTTCTTATACAGAGTTTTTAACTCCGGTTCCTGCTCCATCGCCTGAGCCAGCGTAATGCCCAGTTCCGTCGGGACGAGCTTAGCGATCTTATCGACGTCGGCATAAGCGATACCCAGGGCCCTGCCTGTATCTCTTATGGCTGCCCTGGCCATCATCGTTCCGAATGTTATTATCTGAGCGACGTTCTCCTTTGAATACTTCTTCACAACATAGTCTATGACTTCAGCGCGGCGCTCGTAGCAGAAATCTATGTCTATATCGGGCAGGCTGATCCTCTCGGGATTCAGGAACCTCTCAAATAAGAGATCATATTTGAGGGGGTCAATATTTGTGATGCCGAGGGCATAACTCACCACGCTTCCCGCCGCGCTTCCTCTCCCCGGGCCCACGGGAATACCATTCTGCTTGGCGTAGTTAACAAAGTCCCAGGCGATCAGGAAGTAGCTGGGATAGCCGAACTTCTCTATGACCTTCAATTCATGATCGACTCGGGCCTTGACAACAGCATCCCCTTCCGGATATCTCTTCTTAAGCCCTTCATCGACGAGTTCCCTCAGGTACCCTTCCCTCGTATAGCCCTCGGGCACATGATAATTCGGAAGATGGTGCTTCTTGAAATCGAGTTCGAGATTGCACTTTTCGGCGATGACCATCGTATTTCTTATGGCTTCCGGAGCTATGCCCGCTATGGTGCGGCTCATCTCTTCTTTGGATTTAAAATAGAACTCCTCGGTCTGGAACTTCATCCTGTTAGGATCATCCATCGTCGTCTGCGTCTGTATGCAGAGAAGGACCTCGTGAGCCCTGGCGTGTTCTTTTTCGATGTAATGAACGTCATTTGTCGCGACAAGCCCTATATCCATATCTTTCGCGATCTTTATGATCTCCTCATTGACCTTATCCTGCTCGGGTATGAGGTTATCCTGGATCTCCAGGTAAAAATTATCTTTTCCGAAAATTGACTTGTATTCGTCGACAACTTTTCTGGCCTGGTCTATGCGTCCAGTATTGATCAGATGCGGTATTTCGCCCTTAAGGCAGGCGGAGGTGCAGATGAGCCCCTTAGAATACTCGGCTAATATCTCTTTATCTATTCTGGGACGGTAATAAAAGCCTTCGAGGAATCCGCAGGAGACGAGCTTCATGAGGTTCTTGTATCCCGTCTCATTTTTCGCAAGCAATATAAGGTGATACGATGCGTCCTGGATGCCGCGGCTCGATTTCTCGAACCTGGAATCGGGCGCTATATATACCTCGCTTCCTATGATGGGCTTTATACCGTTCTTCATAGCGAGGTCGTAGAACTCTATAGCGCCAAACATATTGCCGTGGTCGGTTATGGCGCAGGCGCCCATGCGGTATTCTTTTAATTTCGCTATAAGGGTCTCAAGCTGGCATGCGCCGTCCAGCAGACTATACTGTGTGTGGAGGTGAAGGTGGACAAAATCGGAGTGAGTCATCGGAATAAAGCTCGGACCTGCATTTTGATCTATCTATTTTCCCATTCCAACCCGCTGAGCGGCCTGGAATACTTTTCCTTCTGTCTGGATCGCCGGCGCGATAATGATTTCCGTCTTCTGCATCTCTTTGATGTTCTTCGCGCCTACATTGCCCATGGATGTCTGGAGAGCTCCCATCAGATTCTGCGATCCGTCGTCAACCTTCGCCGGGCCGTACAATATCTCTTCGAGCGACCCCATGACGCCGACCCTGACCCTCGTGCCTCTGGGCAGGTTAGCGTGCGGCGTAGCCATTCCCCAGTGAAATCCTTTTCCAGGGGCCTCTTTGGATCTGGCGAAAGCGGAACCGACCATCACAGCATCCGCGCCGCATGCGAACGCCTTGCATATATCGCCGCCCGTTGACATGCCGCCGTCGGTTATTATTGGAACATACTTCTTCGTCTTTTTGTAGTAAGCGTCCCTTGCGGCCGCGCAATCTATCGTTGCCGTAACCTGAGGAACTCCGATACCGAGGACGCCTCTGGTGGTACAAGCGGCGCCAGGGCCAATGCCTACCAGGAGCCCGCTGCAGCCGGTCCCCATAAGCTCCAGCGCGACTTCGTATCCGACGCAGTTACCGATAATAACAGGAAGCTTGGTAGATTTGCAAAATTTCTTGAAATCGAGGACCTTATAGGACTTCGAGATATGCTTTACCGTGGTAACTGTGGACTGCACGACGAAAGCGCCCGCTCCGGACTCCTCGGCAATCGCGGCAAAACGCTCGGCTCTCTGGGGTATAGCGCTCACCACTGCTTCGGCGCCGCCCTTCTTTATCTCTTCGATCCTTCGCGAAATGAGCTTCTCCTTGATAGGCTCCAGATATATGCCCTGCACGAGATTTGTCGCTTCCTCCGGGGTGGCGCTCGCGATCTTCTCAAGGACCTCTTCGGGGTTATCGTACCTCGTCTGCACGCCCTCTAGGTTCAACACGGCGATGCCTCCGAGCTTTCCCATGGCAATGGCAAACTTAACATCGACAACACCGTCCATAGCCGCGGCAAGTATCGGCACACGATATTTTTTTCCACCTAGCACCAGCGTGGTATCGACCTCTTCGGGATTTATGGTGACCCTGCCGGGCACCAAAGCGATCTCGTTAAAGCCGTAGCAACGCCTGACTTTTCTGTCAACGCCTATATAGAACTGTGCCATCTATTTCTCCGTAATTATTTTAGTTAAGATAATATAAAATTTAATGCCGTTTGTCAATGCTTAAAACCAAAGCCTAAAACCTGCGCGATAATACCGCCTTGATCTTTGAGTCCAGGTCGCCGAGCAGAACAGGTTTTACTATATATTCCTCGTCATACAGGCCGAGAGCTTTTTCTTTAGCTTCCTCGCTATCTACCGCCGTAAGCATAATAACCGGTATCGAGGTGGTCTCTTTTTTACTTTTCAGTTCTCGCAGAACGTCGAATCCTCCCATCCCGGGCATGATGATATCGAGCAGTATCAAATCGGGCTTATTCCGCAATGCAGCGTCTATTCCGCCTTTGCCGTCCGTAGCAACCTCTACACGATAATCGCCCTTCATTTCCAGATTTTGCTTAACCACTCTGCAAAATTCCGCTTCGTCATCGATTATCAATATCTTTTTCATTTTCAATCCTTCCTTTATAATATTATCTCATAAAGATATTGTTATGGGAAGCATATATTTTCGATGTTAAATAGAGATGGCCCTGAGTTCTCTCAGGGCCATCTCTATCAATAACAACCACAGCTAACAACTGATTACCCTTTAATA from Candidatus Omnitrophota bacterium carries:
- a CDS encoding GuaB3 family IMP dehydrogenase-related protein, encoding MAQFYIGVDRKVRRCYGFNEIALVPGRVTINPEEVDTTLVLGGKKYRVPILAAAMDGVVDVKFAIAMGKLGGIAVLNLEGVQTRYDNPEEVLEKIASATPEEATNLVQGIYLEPIKEKLISRRIEEIKKGGAEAVVSAIPQRAERFAAIAEESGAGAFVVQSTVTTVKHISKSYKVLDFKKFCKSTKLPVIIGNCVGYEVALELMGTGCSGLLVGIGPGAACTTRGVLGIGVPQVTATIDCAAARDAYYKKTKKYVPIITDGGMSTGGDICKAFACGADAVMVGSAFARSKEAPGKGFHWGMATPHANLPRGTRVRVGVMGSLEEILYGPAKVDDGSQNLMGALQTSMGNVGAKNIKEMQKTEIIIAPAIQTEGKVFQAAQRVGMGK
- a CDS encoding DNA polymerase III subunit alpha — encoded protein: MTHSDFVHLHLHTQYSLLDGACQLETLIAKLKEYRMGACAITDHGNMFGAIEFYDLAMKNGIKPIIGSEVYIAPDSRFEKSSRGIQDASYHLILLAKNETGYKNLMKLVSCGFLEGFYYRPRIDKEILAEYSKGLICTSACLKGEIPHLINTGRIDQARKVVDEYKSIFGKDNFYLEIQDNLIPEQDKVNEEIIKIAKDMDIGLVATNDVHYIEKEHARAHEVLLCIQTQTTMDDPNRMKFQTEEFYFKSKEEMSRTIAGIAPEAIRNTMVIAEKCNLELDFKKHHLPNYHVPEGYTREGYLRELVDEGLKKRYPEGDAVVKARVDHELKVIEKFGYPSYFLIAWDFVNYAKQNGIPVGPGRGSAAGSVVSYALGITNIDPLKYDLLFERFLNPERISLPDIDIDFCYERRAEVIDYVVKKYSKENVAQIITFGTMMARAAIRDTGRALGIAYADVDKIAKLVPTELGITLAQAMEQEPELKTLYKNDPKITELIDVSMVLEGLTRHASTHAAGIVISEQPLVNYVPLYKIQEGQITTAYPMTSLEKIGLLKMDMLGLRTLTVLSETVKIIKRTQNIDLDLDSISIEDKKTYKLLANAESNGVFQLESSGMRDLLKKLNPEKFEDIIALLALFRPGPIGSGMLDDFMKRKHGEMKFHYDHKLLEPILKETYGVILYQEQAMRIANNLAGFSLAQADNLRRAMAKKTPEVMAEMRNLFVAGCLKNNIDKRSADKIFDQIAFFAGYGFNKSHSTAYALISYRTAYLKANFPVEFMTALLTSEKDNLDKIAQYIGEAHKMGIKILPPDINESYSNFTVVSGSIRFGLAAIKNVGAGAIESIIETRKKHDKFKTIYDFTEKVDSRLVNRKVIESLIKCGAMDSLGLFRSQLSAMIDKALDVAGGIQKDRMNGQLSFFDRFEDEESFKKTFQEIPNIPEWPESQLLTYEKEMLGLYITKHPLARFENVIRTYSTCATTDLRGRKDGDEVLLGGIISKTKFTVTKRTGEKMAIVTLEDLDGSVEALIFPATFAKASALVKLDAVLFMKGRLSLREEEPKLIVNEISALESVKMKYTKAISIELLTAGLEMGALDKLKKVLSRYPGAVPAYLKFVKPDGTKAVVTMGNNFLIEPHEGLVRDIEKIFGQDVVNFRT
- a CDS encoding response regulator; this translates as MKKILIIDDEAEFCRVVKQNLEMKGDYRVEVATDGKGGIDAALRNKPDLILLDIIMPGMGGFDVLRELKSKKETTSIPVIMLTAVDSEEAKEKALGLYDEEYIVKPVLLGDLDSKIKAVLSRRF